One Pseudomonadota bacterium genomic region harbors:
- the lpxD gene encoding UDP-3-O-(3-hydroxymyristoyl)glucosamine N-acyltransferase → MKSKSLQELSELVGGEISGDPAVLINNLADFDTSGPGDITYLVKAKNIEKLDEIAATAVIVPLSIEKSAKPLIRVRDPNLAATIIHNYLLKESFHAFGVHPKAHLGKDCIIPEQVSIGPMAVIGDRVKIGKRVTIHPGVVLGDEVEIGEDTELHANVSVEKGCKIGSRVIINNNTVVGSEGFGYATDERGRHIKRPHVGTVQIDDDVEVGANVCIDRGTFGKTWIKQGTKIDNLVQVAHNVVIGEGCLIVAQSGFAGSVTLGSHVIIGGQSAVRDHIKVGNRAMVAGKSGVSSDVEDGAVVSGFPAIPHKQWLRAATAFVRIPDLIKNLHALQKKVDALLLNNQTHEDTKDE, encoded by the coding sequence ATGAAATCAAAAAGTTTACAGGAATTGTCGGAATTAGTGGGCGGGGAAATTTCCGGTGATCCTGCGGTATTAATCAATAATCTTGCTGATTTTGATACTTCCGGACCAGGAGACATTACATATCTTGTCAAGGCAAAAAACATTGAAAAATTGGATGAGATTGCGGCTACGGCGGTTATTGTTCCTTTGTCCATCGAAAAAAGCGCCAAACCTTTGATCCGGGTCCGCGACCCAAACCTCGCCGCGACAATAATCCACAATTATCTGCTTAAGGAGTCTTTTCATGCTTTCGGTGTGCATCCCAAGGCCCACTTGGGTAAAGACTGCATAATTCCTGAACAGGTCAGCATCGGCCCCATGGCGGTAATTGGCGACCGGGTTAAAATCGGCAAAAGGGTGACGATTCATCCAGGTGTTGTATTGGGCGATGAGGTGGAAATCGGTGAAGATACCGAACTTCATGCAAACGTTTCCGTGGAAAAAGGATGCAAGATTGGTTCAAGGGTCATCATAAACAACAATACTGTTGTCGGCAGTGAGGGTTTCGGGTATGCAACGGATGAAAGGGGCCGGCATATCAAACGACCCCATGTGGGTACGGTTCAGATTGATGATGATGTGGAGGTCGGTGCCAATGTCTGCATAGATCGGGGGACCTTTGGGAAAACCTGGATCAAGCAGGGAACAAAAATTGATAATCTTGTTCAGGTAGCGCATAATGTGGTTATCGGAGAAGGCTGTCTTATCGTCGCTCAATCAGGTTTTGCGGGAAGTGTAACCTTGGGCTCCCATGTAATTATTGGTGGCCAGTCAGCAGTGCGCGATCATATCAAAGTCGGCAACAGGGCCATGGTAGCAGGGAAATCGGGCGTTTCAAGTGACGTTGAGGATGGAGCCGTTGTTTCAGGATTTCCGGCGATCCCGCATAAGCAATGGCTGAGGGCGGCAACCGCGTTTGTCAGGATCCCTGATTTGATTAAGAATCTTCATGCTCTTCAAAAAAAGGTGGATGCCCTTTTATTGAATAATCAAACGCATGAAGATACAAAAGATGAATAA
- a CDS encoding integration host factor subunit alpha, with the protein MTLTKADLVQKVYQNHNLTKAQATEAVEAFLKITKSCLEKGEDLLLSGFGKFNVKAKNARRGRNPQTGDELILDARRVVTFKPSGILRSRINGE; encoded by the coding sequence ATGACTCTTACGAAGGCTGATCTTGTTCAGAAGGTTTATCAAAATCATAATCTTACCAAGGCCCAGGCAACAGAAGCCGTTGAGGCTTTTTTGAAAATCACCAAATCCTGTCTGGAAAAGGGTGAAGACCTTCTGCTGAGTGGCTTCGGCAAATTCAACGTTAAGGCAAAGAATGCCAGGCGTGGGAGAAATCCGCAGACCGGCGATGAATTGATATTGGATGCAAGAAGAGTGGTTACCTTTAAGCCGTCCGGGATTTTACGGAGCAGGATTAACGGTGAGTGA